A genomic region of Gemmatimonadota bacterium contains the following coding sequences:
- a CDS encoding 6-pyruvoyl tetrahydropterin synthase family protein → MATDTTRGHFSVSVSKDYLTFSAAHFLTIPNHKCESLHGHNYIVTVLVEGPVDRTTGFVVDFAVVKKILRPVIDRIDHKVLVPAANPTVVIGTEGDATVVQYRGVRRFQFPTAHVAVVPVSDTTAELLAEYLALAVRDGLALEGMAGVRSVLVDVEESPGQSGRFRLDLQ, encoded by the coding sequence ATGGCAACTGACACGACGAGGGGGCACTTTTCGGTCTCGGTGTCGAAGGACTATTTGACCTTCTCCGCCGCGCACTTCTTGACGATCCCCAATCACAAGTGCGAATCGCTTCACGGGCATAACTACATCGTCACGGTGCTGGTCGAGGGACCGGTTGACCGGACCACCGGCTTCGTGGTCGACTTCGCCGTGGTCAAGAAAATCTTGCGACCCGTGATCGACCGAATCGACCACAAGGTCCTGGTACCGGCCGCCAACCCGACGGTGGTGATTGGCACGGAGGGTGATGCCACCGTGGTCCAATATCGGGGCGTTCGCCGGTTCCAGTTCCCGACCGCCCATGTCGCGGTCGTCCCGGTTTCCGATACCACGGCGGAGTTACTGGCCGAGTATCTGGCCCTCGCAGTTCGAGACGGGTTGGCCCTCGAGGGGATGGCCGGCGTTAGGTCGGTGTTGGTCGACGTCGAGGAAAGTCCCGGTCAGAGCGGCCGGTTTCGACTGGACCTCCAATGA
- a CDS encoding AMP-dependent synthetase, translated as MVQSFDQLPVASLSDILRSNATFYPKREAVVCGEIRLTWEALDRRVSQAANGLLLAGLVKGDKVAILTSNSTDMVEIILAIGRAGCVVVPLSLLAPGAALGRMVADSGARAIFVSPSFDRVIEPELVALPDIQTRWFSVGFEAPGWTGYDRWRDGQSATPPSVRIGVADECVIIYSSGTTGTPKGIVHTHYNRANFALGLCVEYRFTTESVTLVTTPLYSNGTWIMFLPTLLVHGRLVIMPKFDPGEFLRLIAKERVTHTLMVPPQYQAVLAHPDLPRTDLSSLRLLSSVGSTLRTDLKRRVMAEMAPVLLELYGLTEGINTILRPEDLLRKADSVGTPGLGSDIRIIDEAGNELPRGQIGEIIGWGAGLMKGYHNRPDATAEAIWVASDGRTYLKTGDIGKLDDEGFLYILDRKKDMILSGAFNVYPRDIEEVAAEHPDVADVTVIGIPDPRWDEVPLALIIPRPSVTPDLEAIKQWINERVGKHQRVAGVRLRESFPRNALGKVLKKELRAEYGN; from the coding sequence ATGGTGCAGTCGTTCGACCAGCTGCCGGTGGCATCGTTATCCGACATCCTCCGCAGCAACGCGACGTTTTACCCGAAACGGGAGGCGGTCGTCTGCGGAGAGATCCGTCTCACGTGGGAGGCCTTAGACCGGCGCGTCAGTCAGGCAGCGAACGGCTTGCTCCTCGCCGGACTGGTCAAGGGCGACAAAGTGGCGATCCTGACCAGCAACAGCACCGACATGGTCGAGATCATCCTGGCCATCGGCCGGGCCGGCTGTGTGGTGGTGCCGCTGTCGCTCCTCGCACCGGGAGCGGCGCTCGGCCGGATGGTCGCGGACAGTGGCGCTCGGGCGATCTTCGTCAGTCCGAGCTTCGACCGGGTTATCGAGCCCGAGCTCGTGGCGCTACCGGATATCCAAACCCGATGGTTTTCCGTCGGGTTCGAGGCGCCAGGATGGACTGGGTATGACCGGTGGCGCGATGGCCAATCGGCCACCCCCCCATCAGTCAGGATTGGTGTCGCGGATGAATGCGTCATCATCTACAGCTCGGGGACCACGGGGACGCCGAAGGGGATCGTCCACACCCACTACAACCGGGCCAACTTCGCCCTCGGCCTCTGCGTCGAATACCGGTTCACGACCGAGTCGGTCACCCTGGTCACGACGCCGCTCTACAGCAACGGCACCTGGATCATGTTCCTGCCGACCCTGCTCGTGCACGGCCGGCTGGTCATCATGCCGAAGTTCGACCCGGGCGAGTTTCTCCGATTGATCGCGAAGGAACGCGTCACTCACACCCTGATGGTCCCGCCTCAGTATCAGGCGGTGCTGGCGCACCCGGACCTTCCTCGGACCGATTTGAGTTCGTTGCGGTTGCTCTCTTCGGTCGGCTCCACGCTTCGGACCGATCTCAAGCGCCGAGTCATGGCCGAAATGGCGCCGGTCCTTCTCGAACTGTACGGGCTGACGGAGGGGATCAATACGATCCTCCGCCCCGAGGATCTCCTCCGCAAGGCTGATTCAGTCGGCACCCCAGGCCTGGGCAGCGACATTCGGATCATCGACGAGGCCGGGAACGAGCTACCCCGGGGCCAGATCGGCGAAATCATCGGCTGGGGTGCCGGGTTGATGAAAGGCTATCACAATCGGCCTGACGCCACGGCCGAGGCGATCTGGGTGGCGAGCGACGGACGGACCTATCTCAAGACCGGCGACATCGGCAAGCTCGACGATGAGGGCTTTCTGTACATCCTCGACCGCAAGAAGGACATGATCCTGTCAGGCGCGTTCAACGTGTACCCGAGGGACATTGAAGAAGTCGCCGCGGAGCACCCCGACGTCGCGGACGTCACGGTGATCGGGATTCCCGACCCGCGATGGGACGAAGTGCCACTGGCCCTAATCATCCCGCGGCCCAGTGTCACCCCCGATCTCGAGGCAATCAAGCAGTGGATCAACGAACGGGTCGGGAAACACCAGCGGGTGGCCGGGGTCCGGCTGCGAGAGAGTTTTCCTCGCAACGCGTTGGGCAAAGTCCTCAAGAAGGAGCTTCGGGCCGAGTATGGCAACTGA
- a CDS encoding MFS transporter: MVAYVCSFIDRQILALMVPAIRHDLGVSDTQMSLLMGLSFALFYSILGLPIGRLADRTSRRRIIAWGIAVWSVMTALSGMARNYWQLFLARMGVGVGEAALSPPAYSLIADYFPKDRLGTAIGVYSLGIYLGSGLALMLGGWVTGRVATAMMWTVPLVGEVRPWQAVFFIVGLPGLLLALWVGTLREPTRGAMSGGSSAKPLPLEEVIRYIKRHRRAFLGHNLGFAFIAMVNYGWAYWVPTWLQRVHGWTPQHVGLYYGLWTATFGVAGVVVGGWLGDRIARSGYADAKIRIGLIGLTGELLAGFLFLLAPTGAMEWALIPSTFFASFGFGAAAAGIQEISPVPMRAQTSALYLFVINLVGQTLGPFFVAWLTDYAFKDEMRIGSSLLTVTVVGLTAAAITFLVTLKPFRIAAQASKTWQPET; this comes from the coding sequence ATGGTCGCGTACGTTTGTTCCTTCATCGACCGCCAGATATTGGCCCTGATGGTGCCAGCCATCCGGCACGATCTTGGCGTCAGCGACACCCAGATGAGCCTGCTGATGGGTCTGTCGTTCGCGTTGTTCTACAGCATTCTGGGGCTCCCGATCGGCCGGCTGGCCGACCGGACGAGCCGGCGACGGATCATCGCGTGGGGAATCGCAGTCTGGAGCGTGATGACCGCGCTCTCGGGCATGGCGCGCAACTACTGGCAACTGTTCCTGGCCCGGATGGGCGTTGGCGTCGGCGAGGCCGCGCTTTCGCCCCCGGCCTACTCCCTCATCGCCGATTATTTTCCAAAGGATCGCCTAGGCACGGCCATTGGCGTTTATTCGCTCGGGATCTATCTCGGAAGCGGCTTAGCCCTGATGCTCGGCGGCTGGGTCACCGGCCGAGTGGCCACCGCCATGATGTGGACGGTGCCATTGGTCGGCGAGGTCAGGCCTTGGCAAGCGGTGTTCTTCATCGTGGGATTGCCGGGGCTCCTGCTCGCGCTCTGGGTCGGGACGCTCCGCGAACCGACCCGGGGCGCGATGAGCGGCGGCAGCTCCGCTAAGCCACTACCTCTGGAGGAGGTGATCCGGTACATCAAACGCCATCGCCGAGCGTTCCTTGGGCACAACCTGGGCTTCGCCTTCATTGCGATGGTGAACTACGGCTGGGCCTACTGGGTTCCGACGTGGCTCCAGCGGGTTCACGGGTGGACGCCTCAACACGTCGGGCTTTATTATGGACTTTGGACGGCCACCTTCGGGGTCGCCGGCGTGGTGGTTGGCGGGTGGCTTGGCGACCGGATTGCCCGGAGTGGATACGCCGACGCCAAGATCCGAATCGGTCTGATCGGGCTGACCGGAGAGCTGTTAGCCGGGTTCCTGTTCCTGCTCGCCCCGACCGGGGCGATGGAGTGGGCGTTGATCCCCTCGACCTTCTTCGCGTCGTTCGGATTCGGTGCGGCGGCGGCCGGGATTCAAGAAATTTCTCCGGTTCCGATGCGGGCGCAGACGTCGGCGCTTTATCTGTTCGTGATCAACCTGGTCGGACAAACGCTCGGACCATTCTTCGTGGCGTGGCTGACCGACTACGCCTTCAAAGACGAGATGCGGATCGGGAGCTCTCTGTTGACCGTCACGGTCGTCGGGCTGACCGCCGCCGCGATCACCTTTCTCGTCACGCTGAAGCCGTTCCGAATCGCCGCTCAGGCGAGCAAGACCTGGCAACCGGAAACCTAG
- a CDS encoding acyl-CoA dehydrogenase, with product MPRRLFESEHESFRDSFRAFLAREVVPHYSDWEAARMVSRQAWTAAGSQGFLCLDVPEEFGGSGVTDFRYNVIITEELAWAGVAGVGYPLHTDIVVPYLTKLGSPEQKRRWLPGAVSGEIITAIAMSEPAAGSDLQGIQTTAILQGDHYLLNGQKTFISNGILSDLVIVVARTNPAAGHKGISLLVVERDMVGFERGRNLEKIGQHAQDTAELFFRDVRVPVANLLGEEGRGFGYLMHNLPVERLTIAAGSVASAESAVALTRDYCCEREAFGGKLAALQHVRFELAEMETEAQIGRSFIDECIVDLNQGVLTTEKASMAKWWCTEMAQRVADKGLQLFGGYGYMQEYPISRIYTDNRVAMIYGGSNEIMKEIIGRKLVAGG from the coding sequence GTGCCACGCCGTCTCTTTGAATCGGAGCATGAGTCGTTTCGCGACAGCTTCCGAGCGTTTCTCGCCAGGGAAGTCGTTCCGCATTACTCCGATTGGGAAGCAGCCCGGATGGTCTCGCGGCAAGCCTGGACGGCGGCCGGAAGCCAGGGTTTCCTTTGCTTGGACGTTCCGGAAGAATTCGGAGGAAGCGGGGTCACCGATTTTCGGTACAACGTGATCATCACCGAAGAGTTGGCGTGGGCCGGGGTCGCCGGGGTGGGCTATCCGCTGCATACCGATATCGTGGTGCCGTATCTCACCAAACTTGGCTCGCCGGAGCAGAAGCGCCGCTGGCTCCCGGGGGCTGTTTCCGGCGAGATCATTACCGCCATCGCCATGTCCGAACCAGCAGCGGGAAGTGATCTACAGGGGATTCAGACCACCGCGATCCTCCAGGGCGACCACTATCTCCTCAATGGGCAGAAGACTTTCATCAGCAACGGAATTCTCAGCGACCTGGTCATCGTCGTGGCGCGCACCAACCCGGCGGCGGGCCACAAAGGCATCAGCTTGCTGGTGGTGGAACGCGACATGGTGGGCTTCGAACGGGGCCGCAACCTCGAGAAGATCGGTCAGCACGCCCAAGACACGGCCGAGTTGTTCTTTCGAGACGTCAGGGTGCCGGTCGCCAACCTCCTGGGTGAGGAAGGCCGGGGCTTTGGGTACTTGATGCACAATCTCCCGGTCGAGCGCCTGACGATCGCCGCCGGATCGGTGGCGAGCGCGGAGTCGGCCGTTGCGCTGACCCGAGACTACTGTTGCGAACGAGAGGCCTTCGGCGGCAAACTGGCGGCCCTGCAACATGTCCGGTTCGAATTGGCCGAGATGGAAACCGAGGCCCAGATCGGGCGGAGCTTCATCGATGAATGCATCGTCGATCTCAATCAGGGCGTCCTGACCACCGAAAAGGCCTCGATGGCCAAATGGTGGTGCACCGAAATGGCCCAACGGGTGGCGGACAAAGGCCTCCAGCTGTTCGGCGGCTATGGCTACATGCAAGAATATCCGATCTCGCGGATCTACACCGACAATCGGGTAGCCATGATCTACGGGGGCTCCAACGAAATCATGAAGGAAATCATCGGCCGCAAACTCGTGGCCGGCGGCTGA
- a CDS encoding nuclear transport factor 2 family protein — MTKIANSRVGLLLLAVACQPGGGPQALPNDPAEITAIEGVLTRWYTAINAHDSAGVAAPLLPSFFIFEDTTRIDRDGLVQGIVSGFEAGSQTAAMSGFETQVRGNLAWTSFRNDEVWTPKTGSPDSLHFLETVVFEKRNGQWMMERYHATKLNR; from the coding sequence ATGACTAAGATCGCGAATAGCCGAGTCGGCCTCCTACTCCTGGCCGTGGCTTGCCAGCCCGGCGGCGGCCCCCAAGCCCTTCCCAACGATCCCGCTGAGATCACCGCGATCGAGGGGGTCTTGACGCGGTGGTACACGGCCATCAATGCCCACGATTCCGCCGGCGTTGCCGCCCCCCTGCTGCCTTCGTTCTTCATCTTCGAAGACACGACCCGAATCGACCGCGACGGGTTGGTCCAGGGAATCGTCAGTGGCTTCGAAGCCGGGAGTCAGACGGCCGCGATGTCTGGATTCGAAACCCAAGTCCGCGGCAACCTCGCCTGGACGAGCTTCCGAAACGACGAAGTCTGGACCCCGAAGACCGGGAGCCCAGACTCATTGCACTTCCTGGAAACCGTCGTCTTCGAAAAACGAAACGGCCAATGGATGATGGAGCGCTACCACGCCACCAAACTCAACAGGTAG
- a CDS encoding DUF1211 domain-containing protein, with protein MSKNRLEAFSDGVIAIIITIMVLELKVPHEPSLAALQNLAPVFGSYVLSFTFIGIYWNNHHHLLHAVRYVSGASLWANLHLLFWLSLVPFTAGWMGENHFAELPVALYGLVVLMAGVGYFVLTRTPIARHGSDSQLATAVSGDFKGKMSLALYAVAVPLAFVNRWLALAVYVVVAVMWLVPDPRIERVLND; from the coding sequence ATGTCAAAGAACCGACTCGAAGCGTTCAGCGACGGCGTGATTGCCATCATCATCACCATCATGGTGTTGGAGTTGAAAGTCCCCCACGAGCCATCCCTGGCCGCGCTCCAGAACCTCGCCCCGGTGTTCGGCAGCTACGTGCTGAGTTTCACATTCATCGGCATTTATTGGAACAACCACCATCATTTGCTTCACGCGGTCCGGTACGTCAGCGGGGCCAGCCTCTGGGCCAATCTTCACTTGCTCTTCTGGCTTTCCCTGGTACCGTTCACCGCTGGGTGGATGGGCGAAAACCACTTCGCCGAATTGCCTGTCGCGCTCTACGGCTTGGTCGTGCTGATGGCCGGTGTTGGCTACTTTGTCCTGACCAGGACCCCGATCGCCCGCCACGGGAGCGATTCCCAACTCGCCACCGCGGTTAGCGGCGATTTCAAGGGCAAGATGTCGTTGGCTCTGTATGCCGTCGCGGTCCCGCTGGCGTTCGTCAACCGCTGGCTCGCCCTTGCTGTCTATGTGGTTGTGGCGGTAATGTGGCTGGTTCCCGACCCCAGAATCGAGCGAGTCCTCAATGACTAA
- a CDS encoding RidA family protein yields MRRFLGSLSFLAAVVAGPLMAQADPEAKLKELGITLPAVGVPLANYVPTVRTGNLVFLAGHGPAQPWTKTATGKLGRDLTVKEGYEAARNVGINLLASLKAEIGDLKKVKRIVKVLGMVNGIDTFTEQPEVVNGFSDLMVTVFGPKGKHARSAVGMGSLPRNLSVEIEMVVEVEP; encoded by the coding sequence ATGCGTCGATTCCTCGGGAGCCTCTCATTCCTTGCGGCCGTGGTCGCAGGCCCGCTGATGGCCCAAGCCGACCCGGAGGCCAAACTCAAAGAGCTCGGGATTACCCTGCCCGCCGTGGGCGTACCCCTCGCCAACTACGTTCCGACCGTCCGGACCGGGAATCTGGTGTTCTTGGCCGGGCACGGGCCGGCCCAACCCTGGACGAAGACGGCCACCGGGAAGCTTGGTCGGGATTTGACCGTCAAGGAGGGGTACGAGGCCGCCCGGAATGTCGGGATCAACCTCTTGGCCTCCCTCAAGGCCGAGATCGGGGATCTGAAGAAGGTGAAGCGCATCGTCAAGGTTCTTGGGATGGTCAACGGAATCGATACGTTTACCGAGCAGCCGGAGGTCGTGAACGGTTTCTCGGATCTGATGGTGACCGTCTTCGGGCCGAAGGGGAAGCACGCTCGTTCGGCCGTCGGCATGGGGTCGCTGCCCCGGAATCTGTCGGTTGAGATCGAGATGGTCGTCGAAGTGGAGCCCTAG
- a CDS encoding DEAD/DEAH box helicase, with translation MRPIRDHNLPPDPAAYRAARPKGRVIVIAPTRAACETIELALGSTFETLLIREHGQELVAWAEARKGFGIVAGTGTGKTLSVRLFAEAILGESLRYGVVNREREATPETPFWNVIVATTGIARRWFQDELITAADTLVVDEIHQTSAELELCLALGKRAGCRFIWLSATVDPTFYASYLKSDHVLETSAFDPALKARVHVMAKDTTEFFDDRTIKRLIRERRGVAVFVPTRAEVERLAAELGAKWPGLTAAFYHGGEPIRVIRPFLEGQVDKPFLLAMTAAGQSALNLPGLDTVVIYDARYGNVVDRGRNVLHRLYLGANEILQMAGRVHGRVANGEVTILSDRPLRFEDLRPTPPEFQLAGDAERVALTCAAMGVDAADLELPVPLDRTAYRKSVALLTERGLIAGGRLTKYGRDVEAMPVERCWGELLVSSEPDLAPMLAVASAVDSTHRMTREERDLRGVAIQGSDHLTAYNIYAEAVNRFGVVGEVHGLERHGFEEGIAEWAEERGVLVKAIEDAAMGMASVYRSLELKLPRGLPYVSKELKSQFADLVARVMPFDLVIDERTADGQEARIGKRSFAGNWGAVAGSLRFFADRFGVPRASVEGTTISYDQVRQYAKRGEPEVTVSGSRKHQRLLVGHTLSYFGFDLETIREPLPDLIPEALRPTAMNALIDGVIDGSINHPDQGKIRRAARELEEYWRRSGGVLAAASPDGVRRAVSAQLEGVTSWSDFMKRRLELDPADHIALEQRVALDQLPATVRLFGDATAIEYDIDRGVGVARLRLREGQARRMTEDDLPVVDRPLRFQVLRGEDPPIEAETLAMLKGLINGSATRRSALGTRQNQQRHQRSRRRR, from the coding sequence TTGCGCCCGATCCGAGATCACAATCTTCCGCCGGACCCGGCGGCGTACCGGGCGGCGCGGCCCAAGGGCCGAGTGATTGTCATTGCCCCGACCCGGGCGGCTTGTGAGACGATCGAACTTGCGCTCGGCTCAACGTTCGAGACGCTGCTGATCCGGGAGCACGGCCAAGAATTGGTGGCCTGGGCTGAGGCGCGGAAGGGCTTCGGAATCGTGGCCGGCACCGGGACCGGGAAGACCCTGTCGGTGCGGCTCTTTGCCGAGGCCATCCTCGGGGAATCGCTCCGCTACGGAGTGGTCAATCGTGAGCGGGAGGCCACACCCGAGACGCCGTTCTGGAACGTCATCGTGGCGACGACCGGGATTGCCCGGCGGTGGTTTCAGGACGAGCTGATCACCGCCGCGGATACGCTGGTGGTCGACGAGATCCACCAGACGTCGGCGGAGCTTGAGTTGTGCCTGGCCCTCGGCAAGCGGGCCGGTTGCCGGTTCATCTGGCTCAGTGCGACGGTCGATCCGACGTTTTACGCCAGTTACCTCAAGAGCGATCACGTCCTCGAGACCTCGGCGTTCGATCCGGCATTGAAGGCCCGGGTTCACGTCATGGCGAAGGACACCACCGAATTCTTCGACGACCGGACCATCAAACGATTGATCCGGGAACGCCGTGGCGTCGCGGTCTTCGTGCCGACCCGGGCCGAAGTGGAACGGTTGGCCGCCGAGTTGGGAGCCAAGTGGCCCGGACTGACGGCGGCCTTCTATCACGGTGGCGAACCGATTCGGGTCATTCGTCCCTTCCTTGAAGGCCAGGTCGACAAGCCGTTCCTGCTTGCGATGACCGCGGCCGGGCAATCGGCGCTCAACCTGCCCGGCCTCGACACCGTGGTGATCTACGATGCCCGGTACGGCAACGTCGTCGACCGGGGGCGGAATGTGCTGCACCGGTTGTATTTGGGTGCCAACGAAATCCTCCAGATGGCGGGCCGGGTTCATGGCAGGGTGGCCAACGGCGAGGTGACCATTCTGTCCGACCGGCCCCTTCGGTTCGAGGATCTTCGCCCGACGCCGCCGGAATTCCAGCTGGCCGGCGATGCGGAGCGGGTCGCGCTGACGTGCGCCGCCATGGGAGTGGATGCCGCCGACCTCGAACTGCCGGTGCCGCTCGATCGAACCGCGTATCGAAAGTCAGTAGCGCTATTGACGGAGCGCGGCCTCATTGCCGGAGGCCGGCTCACAAAATATGGCCGCGATGTCGAGGCGATGCCGGTCGAGCGCTGCTGGGGCGAGCTGCTGGTCAGCAGCGAGCCGGACTTGGCCCCGATGCTGGCGGTCGCCTCGGCGGTCGATTCGACCCATCGGATGACCCGGGAGGAACGTGACCTCCGCGGCGTCGCCATTCAGGGGAGCGACCACCTGACGGCGTACAACATCTACGCTGAGGCGGTGAACCGGTTCGGCGTGGTGGGCGAGGTTCATGGACTCGAGCGCCACGGATTCGAGGAAGGGATCGCTGAGTGGGCGGAGGAGCGAGGGGTCTTGGTCAAGGCGATCGAGGATGCCGCGATGGGGATGGCGTCGGTCTACCGCTCGCTCGAATTGAAATTGCCGCGGGGGCTTCCCTACGTCAGCAAGGAACTCAAGAGCCAGTTCGCCGACTTGGTGGCCCGGGTGATGCCGTTCGATTTGGTGATTGACGAACGGACGGCGGATGGCCAAGAAGCGCGGATTGGGAAGCGGTCGTTCGCGGGCAACTGGGGCGCGGTGGCCGGGTCGCTCCGGTTCTTTGCCGACCGGTTCGGGGTGCCGCGCGCGTCGGTCGAGGGGACGACGATCTCGTACGATCAGGTTCGTCAGTACGCGAAACGGGGCGAACCTGAGGTCACCGTGAGCGGCTCGCGGAAACATCAGCGACTGCTGGTGGGCCACACCTTGTCGTATTTTGGGTTTGACCTCGAGACGATCCGGGAGCCGTTGCCGGATCTGATTCCCGAGGCCCTCCGTCCCACCGCGATGAATGCGCTGATCGATGGCGTCATCGACGGCAGCATTAACCACCCCGACCAAGGCAAGATTCGGCGAGCGGCGCGGGAGCTCGAGGAGTATTGGCGTCGGTCCGGAGGCGTCCTCGCAGCGGCCAGCCCCGACGGGGTTCGTCGCGCGGTTTCCGCTCAGCTCGAAGGCGTCACCAGCTGGTCGGATTTCATGAAGCGGCGCCTGGAACTCGATCCGGCCGATCACATCGCACTGGAACAGCGGGTGGCGTTGGATCAATTGCCCGCCACCGTGCGGTTGTTTGGCGACGCGACGGCGATCGAGTACGATATCGATCGGGGGGTTGGGGTCGCCCGGCTTCGGCTTCGGGAGGGTCAGGCCCGGCGGATGACGGAGGATGATCTGCCGGTGGTGGACCGGCCGCTCCGTTTTCAGGTGCTTCGCGGAGAGGACCCGCCGATCGAGGCGGAAACGTTGGCGATGTTGAAGGGGTTGATTAATGGCTCGGCGACTCGGCGCTCGGCACTCGGCACTCGGCAGAATCAGCAGCGGCATCAGCGGTCTCGGAGGAGACGATGA
- a CDS encoding serine hydrolase: protein MNWRFLVGVGLVGGCGKGAPSVVDRTAEAVAAVAAGLRPPMAIQGAPEVVYRLADRMSHYHVPGVSVAVVDSGRMVWATGFGVKEAGTADSVSAETIFQAASISKPVAATAMLRLVEAGKLSLDTAVNVYLTSWQLPSNQFTAKQAVTLRRVVSHSAGLTISGFPGYKAGDSVPTVPQVLDGTKPANTGPVRVDVEPGKIMRYAGGGTTIMQLVLTDVTGESFPALMKRLVIDPIGMTSSTYEQPLPESRWAESAAAHEADGIMTPGRAHTYPEMAAAGLWTTPTDLLKWAMEIAAARAGTSTKVLSTATAIEMLTVQKAPAGLGPFLDGAGRGFNFGHTGGNHGFRCEVIYFPETGQGAAVMTNGEQGIALVKEILYSIAAHYRWPEYGPRSVSLVALDSVQLERYVGTYEAAKPFPVLLVVSREGGKLFAEAKGLLPREEFGLTTAEKSIGFQSGSEGTFLMGPRGKVLGVEFSGNKLMRKAK, encoded by the coding sequence ATGAATTGGCGATTCTTGGTGGGGGTTGGATTGGTGGGGGGGTGCGGGAAGGGGGCGCCGTCGGTGGTGGATCGGACGGCGGAGGCGGTAGCGGCGGTGGCGGCGGGGCTTCGGCCGCCGATGGCGATTCAAGGGGCGCCGGAGGTGGTGTACCGGTTGGCGGACCGGATGTCGCACTATCACGTGCCGGGGGTGTCGGTGGCGGTGGTGGACAGCGGGCGGATGGTGTGGGCGACGGGGTTTGGGGTGAAGGAGGCGGGAACGGCGGATTCGGTGTCTGCTGAGACGATCTTTCAGGCGGCGTCGATCAGCAAGCCGGTGGCGGCGACGGCGATGTTGCGACTGGTCGAGGCCGGGAAGTTATCGCTCGATACGGCGGTCAATGTCTATCTCACCAGTTGGCAACTTCCAAGCAACCAGTTTACGGCGAAGCAGGCGGTCACACTCCGGCGGGTCGTGTCGCACAGTGCTGGACTGACGATCTCGGGGTTTCCCGGGTACAAGGCCGGCGATTCGGTGCCGACGGTGCCCCAGGTCCTCGATGGGACGAAGCCGGCCAATACCGGCCCGGTCCGGGTTGACGTGGAGCCGGGGAAGATCATGCGGTACGCGGGCGGGGGCACGACGATCATGCAGTTGGTGCTCACCGATGTCACGGGCGAATCCTTTCCCGCGTTGATGAAGCGGTTGGTGATCGATCCGATCGGGATGACGAGCAGTACCTACGAGCAACCGCTGCCCGAATCACGCTGGGCCGAGTCGGCCGCGGCGCATGAGGCCGACGGGATCATGACGCCGGGGCGGGCCCATACCTATCCGGAAATGGCGGCGGCCGGACTCTGGACGACGCCGACTGACTTGCTCAAGTGGGCGATGGAGATTGCGGCCGCCAGGGCAGGAACATCTACCAAGGTGCTCTCGACGGCGACCGCGATTGAGATGCTCACGGTCCAGAAGGCTCCCGCTGGGTTGGGTCCGTTCCTGGATGGTGCCGGCCGCGGCTTCAACTTCGGCCATACCGGGGGGAATCATGGGTTTCGGTGCGAGGTGATCTACTTCCCGGAAACCGGACAGGGTGCGGCCGTGATGACCAACGGCGAGCAAGGGATCGCGCTGGTGAAGGAAATTCTCTATTCGATTGCGGCTCATTATCGATGGCCTGAGTACGGACCGCGGTCGGTGTCCCTGGTGGCCTTGGATTCGGTTCAGCTGGAGCGGTACGTCGGAACCTATGAGGCCGCCAAGCCCTTTCCGGTCTTGCTGGTGGTCAGCCGGGAGGGCGGGAAGCTCTTTGCGGAAGCGAAGGGGCTTCTTCCGCGCGAAGAGTTCGGTCTTACGACCGCGGAGAAGTCGATTGGGTTCCAATCGGGCAGTGAGGGAACCTTCCTGATGGGGCCGAGAGGTAAGGTCCTCGGAGTCGAATTTTCGGGAAATAAACTGATGCGGAAGGCCAAATAG